The Campylobacter sp. CN_NE2 region AGCCGTTAAAAAAAACTTCCTTTTTCATACTCATTAAATGTTTAAAACTAAATTCTAACCCGATAGTAAACATCAAAAAAACTACGCCAAATTCGGCGACATGAACTATTTCTTCTGCATGAATAATCTTTGTGTGAGTGATATTTGCCATTTGTGAAAGGCAAATTCCGGCTATTATATAACCGATAATCGTAGGAATATCAAATGCCTTAAAAATCACATTTAAAACAACAGCCAATGCAGTAACAATAAGAAAAAGTTCGATAAAAATTTCCATACCCTACTCTTTATTTACTCTTTTTCGCTTTCAAAAAAAATCAAATCAAAACTACTTTTTCGCTTGACAAGCTGATTTTTGCGTGAATTTGATGAGTTAAATTTATCAAGCTCAGCTCTTAATTCATCGATGATTTTTTCATATTCATCAATCTTTTCTTTTAGTTGCAAAATCACATCAACTCCCGCTAAATTTACACCCAAATCCTTTGTCAAACGCAAAATCATTTTTATTCTATCAATATCTCGCTCCGAATATAGTCGCATTTTTCCCTCTGTGCGACCGGGTTCGACTAAACCCTCTCTTTCATACTGACGAAGCGTTTGCGGGTGCAAATTTAGCACCTTTGCCACAACGCTTATAAGATAAACAGGCTCATCATATCCTTGCATTTTAGCCTCCTTAAAGCTTTTCTTCTAAAATTTTTCGAACTTCACTATCAAGTTCATCGACATTTGGCAAAACCACATTTACAACCAAATACAAATCTCCGTAAATTTTGCTTTTGCGATTTTGCACACCGTAGCCTTTTAGGCGAATTTTTTGTCCGTTTTTTGTATTTTGTGCGATTTTTATGGTTACTGGTTTTTTAAAAGTTTCTACTTCAAATTTACCGCCAAAAAGTGCAGTTTTAAGCGGAATTTCGATATTTTTATACAAATCATCGTCTTGCCTTTTAAATTCGCTACTTTCTTCAATATTTAAACTTAAAATTATATCGCCGACATTTCCGTTTCTGCTTGAAACCCTGCCCTTGCCACGAATTCGCAGTTTTTCGCCGTTATTTACTCCGCTTGGAATGCGAATTTTGATATTTTGATTATTTATGGAAATTTCTTTTTCTCCGCCTAAAACGGCAGTTTCAAAAGGTATGCTTAAATTTGCATTTATATCTAAATTTTCGCTACCAAAACCGCCAAAATCAAATCCGCCAAATCCGCCGCTACTGCGATAACTTCCACCACTGCTAAAACCACCGCTAAATGCACCGCCAAAAATATTTTTTAAAATTTCGTTTAAGTCGTCCATATTTCCAGCACTTCGTGCAAAATCACCGAAATTTTGTCCGCCAAACATATTATCGCCATAAGTGTCGTATTGTTTTCGTTTATTTTCATCGCTTAAAATTTCATACGCCGCGTTTATCTCTTTAAATTTATCTTCTGCACCTGCTTCTTTATTTATATCTGGGTGATACTTTCTAGCAAGTCTGCGATAAGCTTTTTTTATCTCTTCGCTACTTGCGTCCTTTGAAACGCCCAAAGTATCGTAAAGGCTTTTATTATCAGCCATTTTCCTTCCTTTATTTTTGTAAATTTATTACATATATTTTATCATAAAAGTTTAGTCTATGTCAATCAAGTTTAAACTAAATTTGCTTTAAATTTGGGAAAAAAATTAGAATTCATTAAAAAAATATTTTGATAAAAAAAATATAATTTACCAAAATTTTTTATAAGGAAAATTTAATGAAAAAAATTATTATGTTTTCAGCATTGACAGCCGGTTTGCTTTTTGGTGCTAGTATAAATTTTAACGAAGCTCCGAGCAAATTTGATCGACTAAATCCGGCTTACAACGGCGATGTAGTGCTATCTTTTCATAGTTCAATAAGTGAAGCCAAAAAATCGGTCGTAAATATCTCGACAAGTAAAACGCTAAAATCAGCTCAACACCCGATGAGCGAGCTGTTTGACGATCCGTTTTTTAAACAATTTTTCGGATTTGGTTTTGATATGCCACAGCGTGAGCGAAAATCAAGCTCTCTTGGTTCAGGCGTTATTATATCAAATGACGGATATATCGTCACAAATAACCATGTCGTAGAAAACGCAGACGAAGTTTTGGTAACTTTGCTTGATAATGACAAAGAGTATAAAGCCAAAATCATCGGCACAGATTCTAAGACCGATTTAGCGATCATCAAAATAGAAGAAAAAAATCTTTCAGCTATCAAATTTGCAAATTCAAACGACTTAATGGAAGGCGATATTGTTTTTGCTATCGGAAATCCTTTTGGCGTGGGCGGAACGATTACGCAAGGCATAATTTCAGCACTAAATAAAAATAATATCGGCTTAAATCAATATGAAAATTTTATCCAAACAGATGCCTCGATAAATCCGGGCAACTCAGGTGGTGCGTTAGTCGATAGTCGTGGCGCATTAATAGGCATAAATTCAGCTATTCTTAGCAGAAGCGGCGGAAATAACGGCATAGGCTTTGCAATCCCGTCAAATATGGTAAAAGATGTTGCACAAAAATTAATTAGCGACGGCAAAATCGAACGCGGCTATATCGGCGTTATGATAGGCGATCTTACAAAAGATCAAAAAGAAATTTATAAAAACACAGAAGGTGCTCTTATCGTAGGTGTTGAAAAAGATCTTCCTGCCGATAAAGCAGGTATCAAAAGAGGCGATTTGATAACAAAAGTCGATGATAAAACAATCAAAAATTCAAATGAACTAAAAAATTTAATCGGCTCAATGCCGCCAAATAAAACAATCGAAGTCGAATTTGAGCGCGACAAAACTATGAAAACAGCTAAAATCAAGCTAGATAGTATGAGTGGCGATGAAAAAAGTAGTGGCACCAAAGGTGGAAGCGCGATTGACGGACTTAAACTTAGCAATCTAAATGATGAGCTTCGCCAAAAATATCGCCTTGATAGCGATATTAACGGAGTTTTGGTAACTGGCGTTGAAGACGATTCAAAAGCAGAAGAATTTGGCTTTAAAACCGGCGATGTTATCATCCAAATCGGTCAAAAAGATGTAAAAAATATCGAAGATTTCAATAAGCTTGTAAGAGACTACAAAGGTCAAAAAACCCTTGTTTGGGTTATTAGAAATAGAATTCCACAAGGTTTAGTTATAAAATAATCCAAATTTACACTAATTCGGAGCGAATTTTTGCTCCGAATTTCTTACAAATTCAAATTTAATCCTTATTTTGCTATAATCAAGCCCAAAAAAGGAAAAACAATGATAAAAATTTTAATGATTGAAGATGATACCGAGCTTGCCGAGATTTTATCTGATTATTTAACCCCTTTTGATATGGAAGTTACTATCGTAGAAGATCCTTATGTCGGACTTTCTAAAATAAGAGCAAAGCTAGAAAATTTTGATTTGATTATTTTGGATTTGACTTTGCCGGGTATGGACGGACTTGAAGTTTGCAAAGAAATTCGCAAAACAAACAATATACCGATTATCATTTCAAGCGCAAGACACGATTTAACCGATAAAATAAATGCTTTTGATTTTGGCGCTGATGATTATCTGCCAAAGCCTTATGATCCAAAAGAGTTACTAGCTAGGATAAAAAGTCATATCCGCCGCCAACAAAGTTTAGGCGTAGCGTCAAATTTGGCACCGCAAAATAAAGATTTGGTGCTAAATGAATTCGAACATATCATAACCCTAAAAGGCAAAGAGATAAATTTGACGGTTGCAGAATATGACATTTTACGCTATTTAATAAAAAAAGAAGGTGGCGCAATCACACGAGAAGAGCTTATTTATAACTGCGCTTCAATCGATGAAGATTCGACTATTAAAAGCATAGATGTCATCATCGGACGAATTCGCCACAAACTCGGCGAAGATCCAAAAAATCCAAAATATATCCACGCTATTCGCGGAGTAGGATACAAACTAATCCAATGAGACGAAATTCGATATTTTTTACGATAACTTTCATATTTGTTTTGGCTATCGTGGCTATTTCGATAATGTTTTGGTGGCTTATCGGATACGACAAAGAAAACTACCGTAGAGAGTTAAATACTCGCTATGAAATCGTAACAAATTTATATCTTTATAAAATGAATAACTTAATCAGCGAGAGCGAATTTAAACGCCAAATGCAAAATTTTAAAATTCCCGAAGTCCAGGACGAACCAACAAAAAATGAAGTTTTAACTAAAAGCGAAAATTTATACGAAATGGCAACAAGCTTGGGTTCAGGAGCTATTTTATATTTTGAAAAAAAACATTATTTAAAAATCGAACGAAAAAATGAGCTTATTTTACTTTATGATTCAGAGTATCAACCTTATCGTTATGACTTTTTTAGGCTGGTTTATTTTGCCGTTTTAATTACACTTTTGGTAACTTATATCTTTACGATACGAAAAATCAAACCACTTCGCAAACTAAAAAGAGAGATTAATAAATTTGCTAACGGCGATTTAAATATAAAAGATGTTAGCGTTGGAAATAACGAAATTTCCGATGTTTCAAAGGCATTTTATGATTCGGTTATGCAGATTAAAAAATTAAATGAATCTAGGCATTTGTTTTTGCGAAACATTATGCACGAGCTTAAAACGCCCATTACAAAGGGACGAATCGCAACCGAGATGATAGAAGAAAGCAAAAACAAAGATCGTTTGATTTCGGTTTTTGAAAGATTGGAAAGCTTGATTAACGAATTTGCCGCTGTTGAAAGGGCGACTTCTGGCATAAATTTAGATAATTTTATAGATTGTAGCGTTGAAGATATAGTAAATGAAGCCATTGATTTAGCAATGTGTGACAAAGAGAGAGTAAATTTAGAAAATCCACTCAAACTTAGTATAAATGTCGATTTTAAGCTATTTTCAATCGCCGTTAAAAATATCATAGACAATGGCTTAAAATATGGTAGCGATAAAAAAATTCGCATAGTCGCAAATGCAAAATGCTTAGATTTTATCACAAGCGGAGAGCCACTAAGTAAGGATTTTAAATTTTATATAGAACCTTTTGCGAAAGGCGAAAATGCCAAACAAAGCTTCGGGCTTGGACTTTATATCGTAGATAGTATCTTAAAAGCTCACGGCTTAGAGCTAACATATCGCCACGAAAACGGCGAAAATATTTTTAGTTTTGAAAATATTAGTAGTAGTATTATACTCTAACATAAATATTTTAATTATCCGAATAAGCATCGAACTATATTTACTTTACTATTTATAATATTATTACCTTTAAATAAAAAATTTTTTCTTAAATTTAAAAAAGCAATGAATTTTTAAATTTGGATTTTATATTTTAAACTGTTAGATCTCTTTTTTAACTTTACCTAAAATTATAAAATTATATTATTGTGAGCAAAAAAGTAACAAAGTAAAAGTAAAACATAATTTTTTTAAAAAATGACAACATAATTTTAATATATTCATAGAAATTAGAGTACAATTAAAAATTTAAAATAAAAAAGGCGTCGCCAAATAGCGACGCCTGCAAATTTATCCGACAAGAATCAGATTATTCTATTTTACCAGTTTCAATTCGTTTTTGGTAAATAGTTCTCATTTTTCTGATTTGTTGTTGAACATCAAATACACCATGCCAGTGAGCATAGTCAGGAGCACCCATCATCGCACCCATTCTCATACGGCGACCTTCATGGTGCCATGAGTAGTAGTATGCTCTTTGGAATTCATCACTCCATTCATCATCTTTGAGAAGTTTTTTCTCTTTTAGCTCATTTAGCATTTTCATAGCTTCATCGTGATAGAAGTTATAAAGCATTACATGTTTATCACCCATTTCAAAGAAGTTAGTTGTAAATGTGCTTGTATGGCATGATTTACATACCATTGCCATCTCTTTTCTACCTGCATCAGCACCGTCTGGGTGACCAGCAAGAGCATTACCTGTTGTTAATTTCATGCCCTCTGCCCACTCTTTTGCAGCAGTGTCAAATCCACCGCTTCTTTGATTGCTGTGCGGAGCCCATAGGTTCCATTTCAAGCGAAGGCTAACATTGTGAGTAGTTTTTAGCTCACCGATACCTGACATGTGGCAAACTGCACAAGTTGGAGTTCTATAATCAGGAACATCCCATGTATCAGGTGCGCTGTCAAATTTGTATTTGTCGCCTTCTGTGTTGTAGATATGTCCGTGCATTGAATTGTTAAAAATTTCAATGTTTGGATGATCAGGTCCTAAGTGACATGAAGCACAAGCTTCTGGTTTTCTAGCTTCTACTATGTCAAATTTATGTCTGCTATGGCAAGCAACACAGCTTCCGATTCCGCCGTCAGGATATGCAGTACCGATACCAAAATTTGGCCAAGTCTCTTTTAGAGGCTTTCCTGCGCTATCCATTTTGATAACAGAACCATGACATTGGATACAGCCTGTGATCGCAGGAGCATCTTTTAAATCAGGGTGATCTGCACCTTCATAGTGATACATAAGTTCAAGCATAGGCTTTTTAGCGAACATTTGAACGCCGCCTCTTGCGTGACCGCTTTGGTTGAACTCAGCAACCTCTTTCTCGTGACATTTCGCACAAGTTTTTGAACTAACCAACATACTTACATGGTTAGTGCTATCTTTTGGGTGAGCAGCTTTGATTGCCATTGGATTGTCCGCAGGGACATTGTGACAATCAACACAACTTACACCAGCATGAGCGTGACGAGAAGATTTCCAGTCATTTACAATGCCCGGACTCTCTTTTGTATGGCACTCGATACACTCAACCGCCTGAGCAGAAAGTTTTCGATCAACTTTCATGCCCTTCATAAGATTTACATCGCCTACATTTTCCGCAAAACACATCACGGACAAACAGGCAACTGCCAAGAAAATCTTTTTGAACATGTTCTCTCCTTTCTTTTACTTGGTGTTTTCTACTTTACTAAATTTCTCTTTTAAATGAAAGCCTAAATTTTTATGACCAACATTTTCGTGACACTCGACACAAGTTTTATTTGAAATGCCGTTAAAATAATCACGGTGTGGTAAAAATGATTTCATATTTGAAGCTGTTGCATTTTTGACATTTTCATGACAACTCATACAACCGCTATCATAAACAAATTCTTTTTTATTTCTACGATTTGCTTCCCAGTCGTTATTTTCAGGATCCGAAAACGCAACTTGCCAAGCTTCGCTAATGCCGTTCATGGCTTTTTTGTATGTATAATTCCAAACACTATCGTGTGGCAAGTGGCAACTTACACACTCTGCTTTTACGCCCATTGCGTTATTTCCGCCATGAGTATCTTGCAAATAAGAATCTCTCATAGGCTCCATGACATGGCAACTACTACAAAATTTGTCATCTCCTGTTTTATGAATCATCTCGGCACTCGCTAATGCAATACCAAGACCAATCAAACCGCCAAGTATAAAAACCAAAAAGATTAAAAGTTTTGAGGTTTTCAAATTTAAGTCCTTTTTAATTTAGGTATTTTGTTACAATTTATTTTGCGAGTTATACCAAATTTTGGGGTAAAAACAAATGAGAAAAATCAAATTTTTTTTATTTTTTCAAATCATTCTCAAAATTTTTAATAATGATTCGCAGCCTTTTTTAATGTCAATATAAGTTTTAGCGAAGTTTCCGCTATACCACGGATCATCAATTTCTAAATTCAAATTCGAATTATTTTGAGTTAAAATTTGTCGTAAATTGTCATTAAAACTGCATTTATTTTCATTTGCATTTTGTTGTGTTTTGATAAATTGTGTTACATTTTCATTATTATCTAAATTTGAAAATTCTAGTAACAAAAAAAATTTATTATTTACATCAGTTCCCATAATGCGGGAAAGGTTACGAATATTATTTTTATCCATACATATCAAAAAATCAAAATTTTGATAATCATCTTTTTTGATTTGCGTAGCTGTGTGTGGATAAATTTTAATGCCATGTTTTTTTAATTCATTTATCGTGCCATAATGCACACCATTGCCGATTTCTTCGGTGCTCGTTGCCTTCGAATTTATAAAAAAATCATCAGTTAAATTTGCTTTTTCAACCAAGTCTTTCATCACAAACTCAGCCATCGGCGATCTACAAATATTTCCGTGACAAATAAATAGTATCTTTTTCATCAAATTTTTCCTATTTTCAAATTTATTTTAGAATTTGCTTTAAATTTAGCTTAAAAAAAAATTTTGCAAATTTAGTAAATTTGCCCTACTTTACCATTCCTGCTTCTTTTAAAAACACGCTTGGTTCGTATGAAATTTTGCGAATTTTATCAAATTTTGCGTAGCTTAAAACCAACTCGTCCCTTGCTCTGGTAACAGCGACATAAAAAAGCCGTCTTTCTTCGTCCAAGCTGCCGCCAATAGCCATTAGCTTCGAATTTGGAAAGCGATTTTGTGCTAAATCAACCAAAAAAACTTGATCGAATTCCAAACCCTTACTGGCATGAACGCTTAGCAAATTCACACCTTCGCCCTCGCTCATTTCCTTTGAACCCATTGTTAAAAAGTTATAAAATTTCTCGGCATTTGCATATTTTACGGCGATTTCATTTAAAATCGCAACTTTATTATAAATTCGCTCATTCTCTTCTTTTTTTCTATCTTCATCGACCTTACCGTTTTTTAAAGTCGCCCTTTTTGTCGCTATTTGCGTGGCGATACTAGCAAAAATTTGCGAATTTTTAATTTCAGTTAAAATGTTAAGCGATTTTTGGCTAGTGCCGACTTTTTTGAAAAGTTTGTAAATTTCATATAAAAATACCGCCCCGTCACTACTTAACTTGTTATATTTTAAAATCGGGTGACTTTTAAAAAATTCATCAAAACCAAGTTCGCTAAAACGGCTTACGGAGCCGATAGTATCGATGTCTTCAAAAAGTCCAAGACCTATATTTTTTCTCTTTTTCTCAAAAATTTTCACGCTCTCATCAGGGTGCATAAATCCTTGCAAAATGCTTCCATGCCCCAAAAGCATAAAAGCGTCAAAAAGTTCCTTGCTTACGGCATTTCCAACGCCACGAGCAAATTCGCAAGTGTTGATAAATGCCATTATGTCTTTTGGATTTACCAAAATTCCAAAAATATCCATAAAAGCCTTGATTTCACGGCTTTCAAAAAAGCTAATCCCGCCTTTTCGTTTGCACGAAATTCCAAGCTCTTTAAGCGAAACTTCTGCCGCATCAGCCGATGAATTATTTCGAAAAATTATCGCTATATTTTCATGCGAAAACGGCGAATTTGAGATAGATTTTGCCACACTTGCGTATTGTGCCATAATTTCATCATATATAAATAGTTTTGGCGAAGCAAATTTGCCATCTCGTCCGACGATTAGCTTTTTTTCATACAAACGCGGATTGTTTGCGATGACTTTATTTGCAAGGGCTAAAATCGCAGAAGATGAGCGATAATTTATGTTTAACGCATAAATTTTTGCATTTTTATAACGAGTGCCAAAAGAGCCGATAATGTCGATATTTGCGCCGTTAAACGCATAAATACTTTGATCAAAATCCCCCACGCAAAATAGACTTTTTGGATCAAAAGCGTCTATAAGTGATCCTTGAAGCGAATTTGTGTCTTGATATTCATCGACCAAAACTTCGTCAAATTCGAGTTTCGCACCATTTCTTAGCTCGTCTCGCATTTTTATTAAAATATCGTTAAAATCAGCGTAATTAAATTTAGCCTTTTCTTCTTCAAATTCACGCAAAATATCTTCATAAATTTCGCTAAACTCGGCTTGATCTTCGTAATTTCTAGCAAACCAGTCGCTAAAATTTGCGCTCATTTCTTTATTTTGAAAAAGTGAGTAAATATCGTATAAATATGCCCCGCCGTAGGGTTTAATGTCGCTTATATGATGAAAATTTCGCCTTTCAACTAGGCTTTTTAATAGCGTTTTAAGTTCGCTTGGTTGTTTTAAAACTACGCCCTTGCCAAGCTTGCTAAGTAGCGTATAAGATACTGCGTGAAAAGTGCCAGCTACGATTTTTGAAGTGATAGATTTATCAAAATGACGCGAAAGTCTAGCTATCATCTCGCTTGCTGCTTTGTTTGTAAAGGTTAAAAGCAGGATTTTTTCAGGTTTCGTTCCTAAATTTAGTAAATGCGCAATCCTAGCAACGATAGTCGATGTTTTGCCTGTGCCTGCACTTGCGATTACTAGATTATAGCCTTTTGGGGCTGTTGCTGCTGTGTATTGCTCAGTATTTAGTTTCGAAAGTGCGTCCATAAAAATCCTTATAAAAAAGCCAAATTATAGCTTAAATTCATTAAATTTCTTTTATAATGACAAAATGAAAAAAATAGTTTTAAAATTTGCAAAAATTTGTTTGATTTTTTTGGCTTTATGTTTTGGCAGTTTTTTGATTTTAGATAGATTATTTCCGTTAAATTTGGAAATGTTAAACAAGCCAAAAAGTCAAATTTTACTTGATAGAAACGATAAAATCATAAATATGAAAATCGCAAAAGACGACATTTGGCGATTTTATGCAAACTTGGGTGAAATCCCACAAAATCTCAAACAAAGCGTTTTGTTTTTTGAAGATAGACATTTTTATAACCATTTCGGCGTAAATTTTTTCTCGCTTTTAAGGGCTTTTGCGTATAATTTTACGCAAAATTCTACACAAAGATTAGGCGGTTCGACAATCACAATGCAAGTAGCGCGAATGATGAACCCAAAAGAGCGAACCTATGCAAATAAAATAATCGAAATTTTCAATGCTTTTCAGCTTGAATTTCACTACACAAAAGATGAAATTTTGACAATGTATTTCAATCTCGCCCCTTATGGCGGAAATATCGAAGGGGTTAAAACGGCGGCATATTTTTATTTCGGTAAAAATTTAAACGAACTTAGTATCGCTCAAAGTGCGCTTTTAAGCGTAATCCCAAAAAATCCAAATAAAAATCGCTTGGATAGAATTTCAAATGTTAATAAGCTCAAAAACCGCCTTATAACCGAGCTTTACAAGGGTAAAATAATCGATGAAAACCAAAAAATAAGAGCCATAAATGAGCCATTTGAAAATACAAGACTAGCTTATGCAAACAATGCGGTGCATTATGCGAATTTGGCCTTTACAAACGGCGTAAAAAAGGCAAATTTAGATTTGCAAATTCAAACTGCGTTAGAAAATTTTTTAAAAAATGAGATTGAAAATTTAAAATCAAAAAGCGTTGCAAACGGTGCAGCCGTGCTAATCGATAACGAAAAAATGCAAGTTATAGCTTACGCCGGAAGCCACGATTTAAATGCAAAATTCGGGCAAAACGACGGCGTAAAATCATCAAAAAATGTAGGCTCAACGCTAAAACCATTTATCTATGCAAAAGCCCTAGAAATGGGTAT contains the following coding sequences:
- a CDS encoding low molecular weight protein-tyrosine-phosphatase, coding for MKKILFICHGNICRSPMAEFVMKDLVEKANLTDDFFINSKATSTEEIGNGVHYGTINELKKHGIKIYPHTATQIKKDDYQNFDFLICMDKNNIRNLSRIMGTDVNNKFFLLLEFSNLDNNENVTQFIKTQQNANENKCSFNDNLRQILTQNNSNLNLEIDDPWYSGNFAKTYIDIKKGCESLLKILRMI
- a CDS encoding J domain-containing protein, whose product is MADNKSLYDTLGVSKDASSEEIKKAYRRLARKYHPDINKEAGAEDKFKEINAAYEILSDENKRKQYDTYGDNMFGGQNFGDFARSAGNMDDLNEILKNIFGGAFSGGFSSGGSYRSSGGFGGFDFGGFGSENLDINANLSIPFETAVLGGEKEISINNQNIKIRIPSGVNNGEKLRIRGKGRVSSRNGNVGDIILSLNIEESSEFKRQDDDLYKNIEIPLKTALFGGKFEVETFKKPVTIKIAQNTKNGQKIRLKGYGVQNRKSKIYGDLYLVVNVVLPNVDELDSEVRKILEEKL
- a CDS encoding Do family serine endopeptidase; its protein translation is MKKIIMFSALTAGLLFGASINFNEAPSKFDRLNPAYNGDVVLSFHSSISEAKKSVVNISTSKTLKSAQHPMSELFDDPFFKQFFGFGFDMPQRERKSSSLGSGVIISNDGYIVTNNHVVENADEVLVTLLDNDKEYKAKIIGTDSKTDLAIIKIEEKNLSAIKFANSNDLMEGDIVFAIGNPFGVGGTITQGIISALNKNNIGLNQYENFIQTDASINPGNSGGALVDSRGALIGINSAILSRSGGNNGIGFAIPSNMVKDVAQKLISDGKIERGYIGVMIGDLTKDQKEIYKNTEGALIVGVEKDLPADKAGIKRGDLITKVDDKTIKNSNELKNLIGSMPPNKTIEVEFERDKTMKTAKIKLDSMSGDEKSSGTKGGSAIDGLKLSNLNDELRQKYRLDSDINGVLVTGVEDDSKAEEFGFKTGDVIIQIGQKDVKNIEDFNKLVRDYKGQKTLVWVIRNRIPQGLVIK
- a CDS encoding cytochrome c3 family protein, giving the protein MKTSKLLIFLVFILGGLIGLGIALASAEMIHKTGDDKFCSSCHVMEPMRDSYLQDTHGGNNAMGVKAECVSCHLPHDSVWNYTYKKAMNGISEAWQVAFSDPENNDWEANRRNKKEFVYDSGCMSCHENVKNATASNMKSFLPHRDYFNGISNKTCVECHENVGHKNLGFHLKEKFSKVENTK
- a CDS encoding heat shock protein transcriptional repressor HspR, with the protein product MQGYDEPVYLISVVAKVLNLHPQTLRQYEREGLVEPGRTEGKMRLYSERDIDRIKMILRLTKDLGVNLAGVDVILQLKEKIDEYEKIIDELRAELDKFNSSNSRKNQLVKRKSSFDLIFFESEKE
- a CDS encoding response regulator transcription factor, whose amino-acid sequence is MIKILMIEDDTELAEILSDYLTPFDMEVTIVEDPYVGLSKIRAKLENFDLIILDLTLPGMDGLEVCKEIRKTNNIPIIISSARHDLTDKINAFDFGADDYLPKPYDPKELLARIKSHIRRQQSLGVASNLAPQNKDLVLNEFEHIITLKGKEINLTVAEYDILRYLIKKEGGAITREELIYNCASIDEDSTIKSIDVIIGRIRHKLGEDPKNPKYIHAIRGVGYKLIQ
- a CDS encoding ArsS family sensor histidine kinase; its protein translation is MRRNSIFFTITFIFVLAIVAISIMFWWLIGYDKENYRRELNTRYEIVTNLYLYKMNNLISESEFKRQMQNFKIPEVQDEPTKNEVLTKSENLYEMATSLGSGAILYFEKKHYLKIERKNELILLYDSEYQPYRYDFFRLVYFAVLITLLVTYIFTIRKIKPLRKLKREINKFANGDLNIKDVSVGNNEISDVSKAFYDSVMQIKKLNESRHLFLRNIMHELKTPITKGRIATEMIEESKNKDRLISVFERLESLINEFAAVERATSGINLDNFIDCSVEDIVNEAIDLAMCDKERVNLENPLKLSINVDFKLFSIAVKNIIDNGLKYGSDKKIRIVANAKCLDFITSGEPLSKDFKFYIEPFAKGENAKQSFGLGLYIVDSILKAHGLELTYRHENGENIFSFENISSSIIL
- a CDS encoding multiheme c-type cytochrome; amino-acid sequence: MFKKIFLAVACLSVMCFAENVGDVNLMKGMKVDRKLSAQAVECIECHTKESPGIVNDWKSSRHAHAGVSCVDCHNVPADNPMAIKAAHPKDSTNHVSMLVSSKTCAKCHEKEVAEFNQSGHARGGVQMFAKKPMLELMYHYEGADHPDLKDAPAITGCIQCHGSVIKMDSAGKPLKETWPNFGIGTAYPDGGIGSCVACHSRHKFDIVEARKPEACASCHLGPDHPNIEIFNNSMHGHIYNTEGDKYKFDSAPDTWDVPDYRTPTCAVCHMSGIGELKTTHNVSLRLKWNLWAPHSNQRSGGFDTAAKEWAEGMKLTTGNALAGHPDGADAGRKEMAMVCKSCHTSTFTTNFFEMGDKHVMLYNFYHDEAMKMLNELKEKKLLKDDEWSDEFQRAYYYSWHHEGRRMRMGAMMGAPDYAHWHGVFDVQQQIRKMRTIYQKRIETGKIE
- a CDS encoding ATP-dependent helicase; protein product: MDALSKLNTEQYTAATAPKGYNLVIASAGTGKTSTIVARIAHLLNLGTKPEKILLLTFTNKAASEMIARLSRHFDKSITSKIVAGTFHAVSYTLLSKLGKGVVLKQPSELKTLLKSLVERRNFHHISDIKPYGGAYLYDIYSLFQNKEMSANFSDWFARNYEDQAEFSEIYEDILREFEEEKAKFNYADFNDILIKMRDELRNGAKLEFDEVLVDEYQDTNSLQGSLIDAFDPKSLFCVGDFDQSIYAFNGANIDIIGSFGTRYKNAKIYALNINYRSSSAILALANKVIANNPRLYEKKLIVGRDGKFASPKLFIYDEIMAQYASVAKSISNSPFSHENIAIIFRNNSSADAAEVSLKELGISCKRKGGISFFESREIKAFMDIFGILVNPKDIMAFINTCEFARGVGNAVSKELFDAFMLLGHGSILQGFMHPDESVKIFEKKRKNIGLGLFEDIDTIGSVSRFSELGFDEFFKSHPILKYNKLSSDGAVFLYEIYKLFKKVGTSQKSLNILTEIKNSQIFASIATQIATKRATLKNGKVDEDRKKEENERIYNKVAILNEIAVKYANAEKFYNFLTMGSKEMSEGEGVNLLSVHASKGLEFDQVFLVDLAQNRFPNSKLMAIGGSLDEERRLFYVAVTRARDELVLSYAKFDKIRKISYEPSVFLKEAGMVK